One genomic segment of Ferrimonas sp. YFM includes these proteins:
- a CDS encoding formate dehydrogenase subunit gamma — MRSNNLLRLLCWPLLALVLSAGAYASSPDAEEQAGRALMAAQAAELQAAEAQAANEPDPLWTQVRAGESGRTTAQGPFAGQLINAYDPALVSTRSDTTAPALAAALFGVFVIFALFVLVNGPSRLSAGFSNVMVKRWPKTDVFIHWLMAIPCLLLIITGLMLLAGRYVFGAWLGPDAVAAMAAMAKPIHDYMAIPFAIGAILAMLRWMKHNIPAGYDLKWFTTVGGYLNFGPFKDAHPDAGFSNAGEKLWFWCFTIFGLIIIGSGVVMLFPDLVEPTRNGSLLAITLHGLSAIVLTGFTVVHIFMATVMSEGGMECMVSGYCDENWAKQHHNVWYDEIKAEGSIEYRS, encoded by the coding sequence ATGCGAAGCAATAATCTGTTGCGCCTGTTGTGCTGGCCTCTGCTTGCCCTGGTGTTGAGTGCGGGGGCGTACGCGTCCTCGCCCGATGCCGAGGAGCAGGCGGGCAGGGCGCTGATGGCGGCTCAGGCGGCGGAGTTACAGGCTGCAGAAGCTCAGGCGGCCAACGAACCGGATCCCCTGTGGACCCAGGTTCGTGCCGGTGAGTCTGGGCGTACCACGGCTCAGGGGCCCTTTGCCGGGCAGCTGATCAACGCCTATGACCCGGCGCTGGTGTCCACCCGCAGTGACACCACGGCGCCTGCGCTGGCGGCGGCTCTGTTCGGGGTGTTCGTGATCTTTGCCCTGTTCGTGCTGGTGAATGGGCCCTCGCGGCTCAGTGCCGGGTTCTCCAATGTCATGGTGAAGCGTTGGCCCAAGACCGACGTTTTCATCCACTGGCTGATGGCGATCCCCTGCCTGCTGCTGATCATCACGGGCCTGATGCTGCTGGCGGGCCGCTATGTGTTCGGTGCCTGGCTTGGGCCGGATGCGGTGGCCGCCATGGCCGCCATGGCCAAGCCGATCCACGACTACATGGCGATACCTTTCGCCATTGGGGCCATACTGGCGATGTTGCGCTGGATGAAGCACAACATCCCTGCCGGCTATGACCTCAAGTGGTTCACCACAGTGGGCGGCTACCTCAACTTCGGGCCCTTCAAGGACGCCCATCCGGACGCGGGGTTCTCCAACGCCGGTGAGAAGTTGTGGTTCTGGTGTTTCACCATCTTCGGGCTGATCATCATCGGCTCGGGTGTGGTGATGTTGTTCCCGGATCTGGTTGAGCCGACCCGCAATGGCAGCCTGCTGGCGATCACCCTCCATGGCCTCAGTGCCATCGTTCTGACCGGCTTTACCGTAGTGCACATCTTCATGGCTACGGTGATGTCGGAAGGGGGCATGGAGTGTATGGTCTCCGGTTACTGCGATGAGAACTGGGCCAAACAGCACCACAATGTCTGGTACGACGAAATCAAAGCGGAGGGCTCTATCGAGTATCGCTCTTGA
- the fdh3B gene encoding formate dehydrogenase FDH3 subunit beta: MATMKFLCDTKRCIECNGCVVACKSKNDSSLEWGIQRRRVVTINDGQVGKEASISVACMHCSDAPCMAVCPADCFERTADGIVRHSKDKCIGCGYCFYACPFGAPQFPKQSVFGSKGKMDKCTYCAGGPDAEPGSEKERELYGANRIAEGKLPFCAEVCSTKSLLAGDAETISEIFRQRVAVRGASEAGWDS, encoded by the coding sequence ATGGCAACGATGAAATTCCTTTGCGACACCAAGCGCTGCATCGAGTGTAACGGTTGCGTGGTCGCCTGTAAGAGTAAAAACGACTCCTCCCTGGAGTGGGGCATCCAGCGCCGTCGGGTGGTGACCATCAACGACGGTCAGGTGGGTAAGGAGGCCTCCATCTCGGTGGCCTGCATGCACTGCTCAGACGCGCCCTGTATGGCGGTGTGTCCGGCAGACTGCTTTGAGCGCACCGCCGACGGCATCGTCCGTCACTCCAAGGATAAGTGCATCGGTTGTGGATACTGCTTCTACGCCTGCCCCTTTGGGGCGCCGCAGTTCCCGAAACAGTCGGTGTTCGGATCCAAGGGCAAGATGGACAAGTGCACCTATTGCGCCGGTGGCCCTGACGCCGAACCTGGTTCCGAGAAGGAGCGGGAGTTGTACGGTGCCAACCGCATCGCCGAGGGCAAACTGCCCTTCTGCGCCGAGGTGTGCTCCACCAAGTCGCTGCTGGCCGGTGATGCCGAGACCATCTCTGAGATCTTCCGCCAGAGGGTAGCGGTTCGAGGAGCATCGGAAGCGGGCTGGGACAGCTAA
- a CDS encoding formate dehydrogenase subunit alpha yields the protein MKLMRKLHVDTPARESVSLGLNRRQFLKQAGIASGGIAAASMLGSGMIRKAQAATTAKGPVETKRTICTHCSVGCGIYAEVSSGVWTGHEPAFDHPFNRGAHCAKGASVVHHTHSEKRVKYPMKLEGGKWKKLTWDEAINQVGDLMLKIRQESGPDALFFMGSAKFSNEQCYLYRKFAAMWGTNNIDHSARICHSTTVAGVANTWGYGAMTNSYNDMHHCKSMLFIGSNPAEAHPVSLQHVLVGKERGAKMIVVDPRFTRTAAHADEYVHIRPGTDIPFIYGLLWHIFENGWEDQDFIDRRVWAMDEIKAEVKNYPPDEVADITGVSGEQMKRVAKTLAEHRPGTIVWCMGGTQHTVGNANTRAYCILQLALGNMGTSGGGANIFRGHDNVQGATDLGLLFDNLPGYYGLSEGAWKHWSRVWELDYDWVKSRFDQGEYLGKKPMTTPGIPCSRWHDGVMEDPAKLGQKDNIRMAFYWGQSVNTETRGREVREALNQMDAVVVVDPYPTMAAVMHTRKDNVFLLPACTQFETYGSVTASNRSIQWRDKVVDPVFESKPDQEIMYLLAKKLGFGDQFCKNIKVNNNEPLVEDVTREWNRGMWTIGMTGQSPERLKMHQMNWGTFEFEDLSARGGPAKGETYGLPWPCWGTPELGHPGSHILYDTSKHIMEGGGNFRARFGVEYEGQNLLANDPGSKGNELGGGHPEFTDQMLKQLGWWSELTTEEQQAAEGRNWKTDLSGGIQRVAMAHGCIPYGNARARCKVWTFPDPVPIHREPLYTPRRDLALKYPNLDDRQVHRLPTLYKSIQEKVIRENLDKKFPLIVTTGRLVEYEGGGEETRSNPWLAELQQTMFVEMNPADAADRGIREGDAVTLHSPEGPVLEIVAMITERVIPGECFMPYHFAGIFEGESLVPRYPEGTVPYVQGESANTAMTYGYDPVTQMQETKVSICQINRA from the coding sequence ATGAAACTGATGCGCAAACTTCACGTCGATACTCCCGCTCGCGAGTCGGTCTCGCTGGGGCTGAATCGACGTCAGTTCCTTAAGCAGGCGGGCATCGCCTCTGGCGGCATCGCCGCGGCCTCCATGTTGGGCTCCGGCATGATCCGCAAGGCTCAGGCGGCCACCACGGCCAAAGGGCCAGTGGAAACCAAACGCACCATCTGCACCCACTGCTCAGTGGGCTGCGGCATCTATGCCGAGGTCAGCAGCGGCGTCTGGACAGGCCATGAACCCGCCTTTGATCATCCTTTCAACCGGGGGGCCCACTGCGCCAAAGGCGCCTCTGTGGTTCACCACACTCACAGTGAAAAGCGGGTGAAATATCCGATGAAGCTGGAGGGGGGAAAATGGAAGAAACTCACCTGGGATGAAGCGATCAACCAGGTGGGGGACCTGATGCTGAAGATCCGCCAGGAGTCCGGCCCGGATGCCCTGTTCTTTATGGGCAGTGCCAAGTTCTCCAATGAGCAATGTTATCTCTACCGCAAATTCGCCGCCATGTGGGGCACCAACAACATCGACCACTCGGCGCGAATCTGTCACTCCACCACGGTAGCCGGTGTGGCCAACACCTGGGGCTACGGGGCCATGACCAACTCTTACAACGACATGCACCACTGTAAGAGCATGCTGTTTATCGGCTCCAACCCTGCCGAAGCGCACCCGGTCTCCCTGCAGCACGTGCTGGTGGGTAAAGAGCGCGGCGCCAAGATGATCGTGGTCGATCCCAGGTTCACCCGTACCGCGGCCCACGCCGATGAGTACGTGCACATCCGCCCGGGTACCGACATCCCCTTCATCTACGGCCTGCTGTGGCACATCTTCGAAAATGGCTGGGAGGACCAGGATTTCATCGACCGTCGGGTCTGGGCCATGGACGAGATCAAGGCCGAGGTGAAGAACTATCCGCCGGACGAGGTGGCGGACATCACCGGGGTCTCCGGTGAACAGATGAAGCGGGTGGCCAAGACCCTGGCCGAGCACCGCCCCGGCACCATCGTCTGGTGCATGGGGGGAACCCAGCATACCGTAGGTAACGCCAACACCCGTGCTTACTGCATCTTGCAGCTGGCCCTGGGCAACATGGGCACCTCCGGCGGCGGTGCCAACATCTTCCGCGGTCACGACAACGTACAGGGGGCCACCGACCTGGGGCTGCTGTTTGACAACCTCCCCGGTTACTACGGCCTCTCGGAAGGGGCCTGGAAACACTGGTCGCGGGTGTGGGAGCTGGATTATGACTGGGTGAAGAGCCGCTTCGATCAGGGCGAATACCTGGGCAAGAAACCGATGACCACCCCGGGCATCCCCTGTTCCCGCTGGCACGACGGCGTGATGGAGGACCCGGCCAAGCTGGGTCAGAAAGACAACATCCGCATGGCCTTCTACTGGGGACAGTCGGTGAACACCGAGACCCGTGGACGGGAAGTCCGGGAAGCCCTCAACCAGATGGATGCGGTGGTGGTGGTGGATCCCTATCCCACCATGGCGGCGGTGATGCACACCCGTAAGGACAATGTGTTCCTGTTGCCAGCCTGTACCCAGTTCGAGACCTATGGTTCGGTGACCGCCTCCAATCGTTCCATTCAGTGGCGCGACAAGGTGGTCGATCCGGTGTTCGAGTCCAAGCCCGACCAGGAGATCATGTATCTGCTGGCCAAGAAGCTGGGCTTCGGCGACCAGTTCTGTAAGAACATCAAGGTCAACAACAACGAACCCCTGGTGGAAGACGTGACCCGCGAGTGGAACCGCGGCATGTGGACCATCGGCATGACAGGCCAGTCTCCAGAGCGGCTGAAGATGCACCAGATGAACTGGGGCACCTTCGAGTTCGAGGACCTCTCTGCCCGCGGCGGCCCCGCCAAGGGCGAAACCTATGGTCTGCCCTGGCCCTGTTGGGGCACTCCGGAGCTTGGGCATCCGGGTTCTCACATCCTCTATGACACCTCCAAGCACATCATGGAGGGGGGCGGTAACTTCCGTGCCCGCTTCGGCGTGGAGTATGAGGGGCAGAACCTGCTGGCCAACGACCCGGGTTCCAAGGGCAATGAGCTGGGTGGTGGCCACCCTGAGTTCACCGATCAGATGCTCAAGCAGCTGGGCTGGTGGAGCGAGTTGACCACTGAGGAGCAGCAGGCGGCCGAAGGACGCAACTGGAAGACCGACCTGTCCGGCGGCATTCAGCGGGTGGCCATGGCCCATGGTTGTATCCCCTATGGCAACGCCCGGGCCCGATGCAAGGTGTGGACCTTCCCGGATCCTGTGCCCATCCACCGTGAGCCCCTGTATACCCCGAGACGGGATCTGGCGCTGAAGTACCCTAACCTGGATGACCGCCAGGTGCACCGTCTGCCGACCCTGTACAAGTCGATTCAGGAGAAGGTGATTCGCGAAAATCTGGATAAGAAGTTCCCGTTGATCGTGACCACCGGACGACTGGTTGAGTACGAGGGTGGTGGTGAGGAGACCCGTTCCAACCCCTGGCTGGCGGAACTGCAACAGACCATGTTCGTCGAGATGAATCCGGCGGATGCGGCGGACCGCGGCATCAGGGAGGGGGATGCGGTGACCCTGCACAGTCCGGAAGGGCCGGTGCTGGAGATCGTCGCCATGATCACCGAGCGGGTGATACCGGGTGAGTGCTTCATGCCCTATCACTTCGCCGGCATCTTCGAAGGCGAAAGTCTGGTTCCAAGATACCCTGAGGGCACGGTGCCCTATGTCCAGGGTGAGTCTGCCAACACCGCCATGACCTATGGTTATGACCCGGTGACCCAGATGCAGGAAACCAAGGTGTCCATCTGCCAGATCAACAGGGCATAA
- a CDS encoding formate dehydrogenase produces the protein MKDRQTQQQRRALLKAFGLGAGTLALASGSAKAALTSSPTQDAQSDTRFRVTAHVQTYYKTLKD, from the coding sequence ATGAAAGACAGGCAAACCCAGCAACAGCGGCGCGCCCTGCTCAAGGCCTTCGGCCTGGGAGCGGGCACCCTGGCACTGGCCAGCGGCAGCGCCAAGGCGGCACTGACGTCGTCTCCCACCCAAGACGCGCAATCCGACACCCGGTTCAGGGTGACGGCTCATGTTCAAACCTACTACAAGACCCTAAAGGACTGA
- a CDS encoding molecular chaperone TorD family protein, producing MTEQQQNRVVPELQQFRADIYQLLAALLRSAPSQDLMDFLSQLEVSSDEDGEMVRAWSGLKLAAQTYSVESVTQEYTDLFIGLGHGEVIPYASWYMTGTLMDTQLVQLRQDLARLGFAREEQVKEPEDHIAAICEVMAVLLLETPQHVQLSFWNKHLKPWADRLWSDLANAKAAAFYAAVAHLAEQFFTQEADEFAALTLDTPVQEGSV from the coding sequence ATGACAGAACAACAGCAAAATCGAGTGGTGCCTGAGTTGCAACAGTTCCGCGCCGACATTTACCAGTTGCTGGCGGCCCTGCTGCGCAGCGCCCCCTCTCAGGACCTGATGGATTTCCTCAGCCAGCTGGAGGTGAGCAGCGACGAAGACGGTGAGATGGTGCGTGCCTGGAGTGGCCTGAAGCTGGCCGCCCAGACCTACAGCGTCGAAAGCGTCACCCAGGAGTACACCGATCTGTTTATCGGCCTGGGTCACGGCGAGGTGATCCCCTACGCCAGCTGGTATATGACCGGCACCCTGATGGACACCCAACTGGTGCAGCTGCGTCAGGACCTGGCCCGTCTCGGCTTTGCCCGGGAGGAGCAGGTGAAGGAGCCGGAGGATCACATCGCCGCCATCTGTGAAGTGATGGCGGTGCTGCTGCTGGAGACCCCTCAGCATGTGCAACTGAGCTTCTGGAACAAGCATCTGAAGCCCTGGGCGGATCGCCTCTGGAGCGATCTGGCCAACGCCAAGGCGGCGGCCTTCTACGCGGCGGTCGCCCACCTGGCGGAGCAGTTCTTTACGCAGGAAGCGGATGAGTTTGCCGCCCTGACCCTGGATACCCCGGTTCAGGAGGGCAGCGTTTAA
- a CDS encoding 4Fe-4S binding protein → MATKKQERTVSNTQYAEQALAQVQMLENLIPQTVTYTTAGHLLILGPEDAIRLAAADLDGMASVTLVATDPITSQDEDHLARVMDAVERTESLPSYYSKQVRLKGFLGQYQAFIKESDKELELAPAAVRRPHYDLVLDLGQSPSLTLELLPPGYFHVGEDANKLAAALSQLPELVGEFSKPRYVKINADICAHHGSGINGCTRCLNFCPADAIASVDNQIVVDHNLCHGAGSCANACPTGAISYDQPAPATLQDYLKRLITRYIELADNRPVVLLHDASAGDEALKQMQALPGEVLPVALEEIAVAATDSWFSALAWGARQVVVLTTDVTPPTLMALMTREQALAAELLEAIGLPGRIELMSVEQLPQLAAKVAESAQWPELAIAAYPASLAKRDAFYNGLDHLNGCAADNQDTLTIPHLPYGKVVVDTDKCTLCQSCSALCPPRALTDGGDMPALNFTEQSCVQCGLCEQACPEKAITLVSQVTLDRELRQQPRVLHEEPPFECIRCGKAFATAAVINKITAQMQNHTAFAGDAIKRIQMCEDCRVKDMFEDILNDPEKQLRV, encoded by the coding sequence ATGGCAACAAAGAAACAGGAACGCACAGTGAGCAATACCCAATACGCCGAACAGGCGCTGGCTCAGGTCCAGATGCTGGAGAACCTGATCCCGCAGACGGTTACCTACACTACCGCCGGCCACCTTTTGATTCTCGGGCCGGAGGACGCCATTCGCCTGGCCGCCGCCGATCTCGACGGCATGGCCTCCGTGACTCTGGTGGCCACCGACCCCATCACCAGCCAGGATGAAGATCACCTGGCCCGAGTAATGGATGCGGTGGAGCGCACCGAAAGCCTGCCCAGCTACTACAGCAAGCAGGTTCGCCTGAAAGGTTTCCTGGGTCAGTACCAGGCCTTCATCAAGGAGAGCGACAAGGAGTTGGAACTGGCGCCCGCTGCGGTACGCCGTCCCCACTATGACCTGGTGCTGGACCTGGGGCAGAGCCCCAGCCTGACTCTGGAGCTGCTGCCTCCGGGCTACTTTCACGTGGGCGAGGACGCCAACAAGCTGGCGGCGGCGCTGTCCCAACTGCCTGAACTGGTGGGGGAGTTTTCCAAGCCCCGCTATGTGAAGATCAATGCGGACATCTGTGCCCACCATGGCAGTGGCATCAATGGCTGTACCCGCTGCCTCAACTTCTGCCCGGCCGACGCCATCGCCAGTGTCGACAACCAGATCGTGGTCGACCACAACCTGTGTCATGGTGCCGGCAGCTGTGCCAATGCCTGCCCCACCGGTGCCATCAGTTATGACCAGCCTGCACCGGCCACCCTGCAGGATTACCTGAAGCGACTGATCACCCGATACATCGAACTGGCGGACAACCGCCCCGTGGTGCTGCTCCATGACGCCAGTGCCGGCGACGAGGCGCTGAAGCAGATGCAGGCGCTGCCGGGTGAAGTGCTGCCCGTGGCCCTGGAGGAGATCGCCGTTGCCGCTACCGACAGCTGGTTCTCCGCCCTGGCCTGGGGCGCCCGCCAGGTGGTGGTGCTGACCACCGACGTGACTCCGCCCACCCTGATGGCGCTGATGACCCGGGAGCAGGCCCTGGCTGCCGAGCTTTTGGAGGCCATCGGCCTGCCGGGTCGCATCGAGCTGATGAGTGTGGAGCAGCTGCCGCAGCTGGCCGCCAAGGTGGCCGAGTCTGCCCAGTGGCCCGAGCTGGCCATCGCCGCTTACCCGGCCAGCCTGGCAAAGCGTGATGCCTTCTACAACGGCCTGGATCACCTCAATGGTTGCGCCGCAGACAATCAGGACACCCTGACCATCCCACACCTGCCCTACGGCAAGGTGGTGGTGGACACCGACAAGTGCACCCTGTGTCAGAGCTGCTCCGCCCTGTGTCCGCCCCGCGCCCTGACCGACGGCGGTGACATGCCGGCCCTCAACTTTACCGAGCAGTCCTGCGTTCAGTGCGGTCTGTGTGAGCAGGCCTGTCCTGAAAAGGCCATTACTCTTGTCAGCCAGGTGACCCTGGACCGGGAGCTGCGTCAGCAACCCCGGGTACTGCATGAGGAGCCACCTTTTGAATGTATCCGCTGTGGCAAGGCCTTTGCCACCGCCGCAGTGATCAACAAGATCACCGCCCAGATGCAGAACCACACCGCCTTTGCCGGTGATGCCATCAAGCGTATTCAGATGTGTGAAGACTGCAGAGTCAAAGACATGTTTGAAGACATCCTGAACGATCCTGAGAAGCAACTGCGCGTTTAA
- a CDS encoding DUF3306 domain-containing protein: protein MTDPKPGLLSRWQQRLTKVKEEQEEERLAEEQAAEELAAKEQALAKEAEEAVDGEAEEAEASSEEEAEALPDPDAIEEGGSFAAFLKEGVDPTKKRDALRALWSQPQYNITDGMAEYALDYSDQPKLSAQVAKEVATQVFRHLDKALEEERRREALAKAEQESGEGEENQPELPGADGEQGHLDPEVEQDDPTQQS from the coding sequence ATGACCGACCCTAAGCCTGGCCTGCTTTCCCGCTGGCAACAGCGGCTGACCAAGGTCAAGGAGGAGCAGGAGGAGGAGCGCCTGGCCGAGGAGCAGGCTGCTGAAGAGTTGGCGGCCAAAGAGCAGGCTCTGGCCAAAGAGGCGGAAGAGGCGGTCGACGGGGAGGCTGAGGAGGCGGAAGCCAGCTCCGAAGAGGAGGCCGAAGCGCTGCCGGACCCGGACGCCATCGAGGAGGGGGGCAGTTTCGCTGCGTTTCTGAAGGAGGGGGTCGACCCCACCAAGAAGCGTGATGCCTTGCGAGCCTTGTGGAGTCAGCCTCAATACAACATCACCGACGGCATGGCGGAGTACGCCCTGGATTACAGCGATCAACCCAAGCTCAGTGCTCAGGTGGCCAAAGAGGTGGCCACTCAGGTGTTCCGCCATCTGGATAAGGCGCTGGAGGAGGAGCGTCGCCGGGAAGCCCTGGCGAAGGCCGAGCAGGAATCCGGCGAAGGCGAGGAAAACCAGCCAGAATTACCCGGTGCCGACGGGGAGCAGGGACATCTTGACCCAGAGGTCGAACAGGATGACCCAACTCAGCAGAGCTGA
- a CDS encoding DUF3305 domain-containing protein, with amino-acid sequence MQRTENIWPLQVKLKSEQVTMGRWSETRWSVDALLPGDAEQVEGATLVGLELHLDERANYRLNLDLDNPLLFVVCDEDESGQPIPMLVTANQNIAAGCLESDQPVFTYPLPKAVGCWIEAFITRHGEQQICAHRRKHIDVRGEMKERREKRHDRP; translated from the coding sequence ATGCAACGAACCGAAAACATCTGGCCGCTTCAGGTCAAGCTGAAATCCGAACAGGTCACCATGGGCCGCTGGAGCGAGACCCGCTGGTCGGTGGATGCGCTGCTTCCCGGCGATGCCGAGCAGGTCGAGGGTGCCACCCTGGTGGGGCTGGAGCTGCACCTGGATGAGCGGGCCAACTACCGCCTCAACCTGGACCTGGATAACCCTCTGCTGTTTGTGGTGTGCGACGAAGATGAATCTGGCCAGCCGATCCCCATGCTGGTGACCGCCAACCAGAATATTGCCGCAGGCTGCCTGGAGAGCGATCAGCCGGTGTTTACCTATCCGCTGCCCAAGGCGGTGGGGTGCTGGATTGAGGCCTTTATTACCCGCCATGGCGAACAGCAGATCTGCGCCCATCGCCGTAAGCACATCGATGTGCGCGGAGAGATGAAAGAGCGCCGGGAGAAACGCCATGACCGACCCTAA
- a CDS encoding formate dehydrogenase accessory sulfurtransferase FdhD, producing MPQFSRTDTDAPLTKTVEAIDATGQRLEKQIACERPLTLYLNWQPIVTLMTLGARPEKLALGYLKNQGFISDVDKVESVIVDWSVSSAAVITSESIEGLQEKLSEKTVTSGCGQGSVFGSFMADVDNIRLKVPSLKQSTIYGLLKNLGEYNETYKNAGAVHGCGVCQQTEILSFVEDIGRHNAVDTLAGELFLKRQSGDDLIFYTTGRLTSEMVIKVAKMGIPVLVSRSGITEMGLELAQKLGITLVSRAKGRHFLVYNGAETIEFDEVPA from the coding sequence ATGCCCCAATTCAGTCGAACCGACACCGATGCCCCGTTGACCAAGACGGTGGAGGCCATCGATGCCACCGGCCAGCGCCTGGAGAAGCAGATCGCCTGTGAGCGGCCCCTGACCCTCTACCTCAACTGGCAACCCATAGTGACCCTGATGACCCTGGGCGCCCGGCCCGAGAAACTGGCCCTGGGTTACCTGAAAAATCAGGGCTTCATCAGCGATGTGGACAAGGTGGAGTCGGTGATCGTCGACTGGTCCGTCAGCTCCGCCGCGGTGATCACCAGCGAGTCCATCGAGGGGCTGCAGGAGAAGCTGAGCGAAAAGACCGTGACCTCAGGCTGCGGCCAGGGCTCGGTATTTGGCAGCTTCATGGCCGATGTGGACAACATCCGCCTGAAGGTACCCAGCCTGAAGCAGTCCACCATCTACGGTCTGCTGAAGAATCTCGGTGAGTACAACGAAACCTACAAGAACGCCGGGGCGGTGCACGGTTGCGGTGTCTGCCAGCAGACCGAGATCCTCTCCTTCGTAGAGGACATCGGCCGCCACAACGCCGTAGACACCCTGGCGGGGGAACTGTTTCTCAAACGTCAGTCCGGCGATGACCTGATCTTCTACACCACGGGTCGCCTCACCTCGGAGATGGTGATCAAGGTGGCCAAGATGGGCATTCCGGTGCTGGTCTCCCGCTCCGGCATTACCGAGATGGGTCTGGAACTGGCGCAGAAGCTGGGCATCACCCTGGTCTCCCGGGCCAAGGGGCGTCACTTCCTGGTCTACAACGGCGCTGAAACCATAGAATTCGATGAGGTCCCCGCATGA
- a CDS encoding helix-turn-helix transcriptional regulator: MTTERENLFMNAKEVAEYLDLNEKKVYAMANEQQLPGTKVTGKWLFPKPMIDRWVMESCHFGMLSDRLIITGSDDPLLQWVINRLGRRIESAGLVNYCSTGSKLGLNQLARGHADVCAMHWGEESERDLRHTALLKRHPQFKQWVMVHACSRDYGLMMRSDHQHLCHDLSETLALRYRWVARQEGAGARHHFDNWLTKMHRTTTDINVVNTAYSERELAGMIARNEAEFGMGCQGIAGEFGLAFVPLGKESFDLVMPQGVYFRYLLQQLFELMQTPDTLAFAQRLGGYDLSGCGRIIWSPS; the protein is encoded by the coding sequence ATGACGACGGAACGCGAAAACCTGTTTATGAACGCCAAGGAGGTTGCCGAGTATCTCGATCTGAACGAGAAAAAGGTGTACGCCATGGCCAACGAGCAGCAGTTGCCCGGCACCAAGGTGACAGGTAAGTGGCTGTTTCCCAAGCCGATGATCGACCGCTGGGTGATGGAGTCCTGCCACTTTGGCATGCTCTCCGACCGGCTGATCATCACCGGCAGCGACGACCCGCTGCTGCAGTGGGTGATCAACCGTCTGGGGAGACGCATCGAATCCGCCGGGCTGGTGAACTACTGCTCCACCGGCTCCAAGCTGGGCCTGAATCAGCTGGCCCGCGGCCACGCGGATGTCTGCGCCATGCATTGGGGCGAGGAATCCGAGCGGGATCTGCGCCACACCGCCCTGCTCAAGCGCCACCCTCAGTTCAAACAGTGGGTGATGGTTCACGCCTGCAGCCGGGATTACGGCCTGATGATGCGCAGCGACCATCAGCATCTGTGTCACGACCTCAGTGAAACCCTGGCCCTGCGCTACCGCTGGGTGGCCCGTCAGGAGGGCGCCGGTGCCCGTCATCACTTCGACAACTGGCTCACCAAGATGCACCGCACCACCACAGACATCAATGTGGTCAATACCGCCTACAGTGAGCGGGAGTTGGCGGGGATGATCGCCCGTAACGAAGCGGAGTTTGGCATGGGCTGCCAGGGGATCGCCGGCGAGTTTGGCCTGGCGTTTGTGCCCCTGGGCAAGGAGTCCTTCGACCTGGTGATGCCTCAGGGTGTCTACTTCCGCTACCTGCTGCAGCAGCTGTTTGAACTGATGCAAACCCCGGATACCCTGGCCTTCGCCCAGCGTCTCGGGGGCTACGACCTCTCCGGCTGTGGCCGCATCATCTGGAGCCCGAGCTAA